In the Solanum pennellii chromosome 5, SPENNV200 genome, one interval contains:
- the LOC107020117 gene encoding protein FLOWERING LOCUS D-like, giving the protein MFVDVIPEQYSGLLDSAYNYLLSYGYINFGVTLAIKDKIPTRPSKGRVIVIGAGLAGLAAARQLMLFGFEVIVLEGRKRAGGRVYTKKMEGGNKIADADLGGSVLTGTLGNPLGVLARQLSYTLHTVRDQCPLYHADGTPVDEYLDKKVEVAYNELLEKASKVRQDLSPIISLGEALETLRKDSSVAMNDEEMNLFNWHLANLEYANASLLSKLSLAFWDQDDPYDMGGDHCFLPGGNGRLIHALAENVPISFEKTVHTIRYGRDRVKVIAAGQVFEGDMVLCTVPLGVLKRGSIGFYPELPQRKLDTIRRLGFGLLNKVALLFPYVFWDSNVDTFGHVADDSKRRGEFFLFYNYATVSGGPLLLALVAGKAAHRFERMTPTDAVTKVLQILKGIYEPQGINVPKPIQIVFTNWGSDPFSYGSYSNVAVGASGDDYDILAETVGNGRLFFAGEATTRHYPATMHGAFLTGLREAAKMAHHASVRTSHLQAEKK; this is encoded by the exons ATGTTTGTTGATGTTATACCTGAACAGTATAGTGGGTTATTAGATTCTGCATATAACTACCTGTTATCATACGGGTACATTAATTTTGGGGTGACATTGGCAATTAAGGACAAGATTCCAACTAGGCCAAGTAAGGGAAGAGTGATCGTTATCGGGGCAGGTCTTGCTGGGTTGGCGGCTGCAAGGCAACTGATGTTGTTTGGATTTGAGGTGATTGTTTTGGAGGGACGAAAGCGTGcaggtggaagggtgtatacaAAAAAGATGGAAGGAGGGAATAAAATAGCAGACGCTGACTTAGGAGGGAGTGTTTTGACAGGTACATTAGGGAATCCGCTGGGTGTGTTGGCTCGACAATTGTCATATACACTTCACACGGTGAGAGACCAATGTCCACTCTATCATGCTGACGGAACGCCCGTAGACgagtatttggataaaaaagtgGAGGTTGCTTATAATGAACTTTTGGAGAAGGCAAGCAAGGTCAGACAAGACTTATCTCCGATTATTTCTCTTGGAGAGGCATTGGAAACTTTGCGAAAGGATTCTAGTGTTGCGATGAATGATGAGGAGATGAACTTGTTTAACTGGCATTTGGCAAATTTGGAATATGCAAATGCAAGTTTGCTTTCAAAGCTTTCCTTAGCATTTTGGGACCAAGATGACCCCTATGATATGGGAGGGGATCACTGCTTCTTGCCCGGTGGAAATGGAAGATTAATTCATGCATTGGCCGAAAATGTGCCTATTAGTTTTGAAAAAACTGTGCATACCATTCGTTACGGTAGAGATAGAGTGAAGGTGATTGCTGCGGGACAAGTATTTGAGGGAGATATGGTGTTGTGCACGGTTCCTCTCGGAGTTCTAAAGCGTGGTTCTATCGGGTTCTATCCAGAGTTGCCTCAACGAAAGCTGGATACAATAAGAAGATTGGGCTTTGGACTATTAAACAAAGTTGCATTGTTATTCCCGTATGTGTTTTGGGACTCCAACGTTGATACATTTGGTCATGTTGCTGATGATTCTAAGCGTCGGGGGGAATTCTTTCTGTTCTATAATTATGCAACTGTTTCTGGTGGCCCTTTATTGTTAGCTCTAGTCGCAGGAAAAGCTGCACATAGATTTGAGAGAATGACTCCTACTGATGCAGTAACCAAAgtgcttcaaattttaaaag GTATATATGAACCACAAGGAATTAACGTTCCAAAGCCCATTCAAATTGTATTTACAAACTGGGGTAGTGATCCGTTCAGCTATGGTTCCTACTCCAATGTTGCTGTGGGTGCATCAGGAGACGACTACGACATTTTAGCAGAAACTGTGGGGAACGGAAGACTTTTCTTTGCTGGTGAGGCGACTACCAGGCACTATCCAGCAACGATGCATGGAGCATTTCTCACTGGACTTAGAGAAGCTGCAAAGATGGCCCATCACGCTAGTGTTAGAACATCGCATTTGCAGGctgagaaaaaataa
- the LOC107020398 gene encoding vacuolar protein-sorting-associated protein 33 homolog isoform X1 yields MAQVPNLDNAPINLKSLRDQSQKELITILKNIRGKKCLVIDPKLGGSLSLIVQSSLLKEHGAELRHLNAEPVQTDCTKVVYLVRAQLDLMKFICSHIHHDISKGIQREYFVYFVPRRAVVCEKILEEEKIHHLLTIGEYPLYLIPLDEDVLSFELDVAYKEHLVDGDTTSLWHIAKAIHKLEFSFGLIPNVRAKGKASVRVADILNRMQSEEPVNTSEQTGVPEINTIILLDREVDMITPMCSQLTYEGLLDEFLGINNGAVELDSSIMGVQQEGKKIKVPLNSSDKLFKEIRDQNFEVVVQVLRQKATSMKQDYTEMQTTNQTVSELKDFVKKLNSLPEMTRHINLGQHLTTFTSKPSFLARLDMEQTLVEAESYDICFEYIEEMIHKQEPLINVLRLLILFSITNSGLPKKNFDYLRRELLHSYGFEHIATLNNLEKSGLLKKQETKSNWITIKRALRLVVEDTDTANPNDISYVFSGYAPLSIRLVQHAIRSGWRPIEEILKLLPGPHSDIKRGGFSSSPSLDSLNGSLHNSDKVVDGRRSLVLVVFIGGVTSAEISALRFLSAQEGMAYDIIVATTKIVNGSTLTETFVEKLG; encoded by the exons ATGGCGCAAGTTCCGAATTTGGATAATGCTCCGATAAATCTGAAATCTTTAAG AGATCAATCACAGAAAGAGCTGATTACGATTTTGAAGAAC ATTAGAGGGAAAAAGTGTTTGGTGATTGATCCTAAGCTTGGAGGTTCACTCTCGCTTATTGTACAGAGCTCACTTCTCAAG GAGCATGGGGCTGAATTGCGACATCTTAATGCGGAACCAGTTCAAACTGATTGCACAAAAGTAGTCTATCTAGTCCGAGCCCAGCTTGACTTGATGAAGTTCATTTGCTCACACATCCATCATGATATTTCTAAAGGGATTCAAAGGGagtattttgtttattttgtccCTCGTCGTGCAGTTGTATGTGAGAAG ATACTCGAGGAAGAAAAAATTCATCACTTATTAACTATAGGCGAGTATCCCCTTTATCTGATTCCGCTGGATGAGGATGTATTATCCTTTGAACTTGATGTTGCTTACAAA GAGCACCTAGTTGATGGTGACACTACCTCCCTGTGGCACATAGCAAAAGCTATCCACAAACTTGAG TTTTCCTTTGGGCTTATTCCAAATGTGAGGGCCAAAGGGAAAGCATCAGTTCGTGTGGCTGACATTTTAAATCGGATGCAGTCGGAAGAACCAGTGAACACATCTGAG CAGACGGGTGTGCCTGAAATAAATACTATCATACTTTTGGACAGAGAG GTGGATATGATCACTCCAATGTGTTCGCAGTTAACATATGAAGGGCTGTTGGATGAG TTTCTTGGTATCAATAATGGTGCTGTGGAACTAGATTCATCTATTATGGGTGTCCAGCAAGAAGGCAAGAAAATAAAGGTTCCCCTTAATTCAAG TGACAAATTGTTCAAAGAGATACGGGATCAGAACTTTGAAGTTGTCGTCCAG GTTCTACGTCAAAAAGCAACTTCCATGAAGCAAGATTACACAGAAATGCAGACCACG AACCAAACAGTTTCCGAATTGAAGGATTTTGTCAAAAAGCTTAACTCATTGCCGGAAATGACA AGACACATAAATCTTGGTCAGCATTTAACTACGTTTACATCCAAACCTTCATTCCTTGCCCGACTTGATATGGAGCAAACTCTTGTCGAGGCTGAAAGCTATGATAT ATGCTTTGAGTACATTGAAGAGATGATCCATAAGCAGGAACCACTTATTAATGTTCTACGTCTTCTCATCTTGTTCTCAATAACAAATTCAGGGTTGCCCAAGAAGAATTttgactatttgag ACGGGAACTGCTTCACAGCTATGGTTTTGAGCATATAGCAACCTTGAATAATTTGGAGAAGTCTGGATTACTTAAAAAACAG GAGACTAAAAGCAACTGGATAACAATTAAACGTGCTCTGCGACTTGTAGTGGAGGATACTGATACTGCTAA TCCCAACGATATCTCCTATGTCTTCTCTGGGTATGCACCTCTCAGTATTCGCCTAGTTCAACATGCAATTCGATCTGGGTG GCGACCTATTGAAGAAATATTGAAGTTGCTGCCAGGTCCACACTCAGATATTAAGAGG GGTGGATTTTCCAGTAGTCCATCGCTGGACTCATTAAACGGGTCTTTGCATAACTCAGACAA AGTTGTTGATGGAAGGCGTTCTTTGGTTCTTGTCGTTTTCATTGGTGGAGTAACATCTGCAGAGATCTCTGCTCTTCGCTTCCTGAGCGCCCAG GAAGGGATGGCATATGACATAATTGTAGCAACTACAAAAATTGTCAATGGAAGCACATTGACAGAAACATTTGTGGAGAAATTGGGATGA
- the LOC107020398 gene encoding vacuolar protein-sorting-associated protein 33 homolog isoform X2 produces MAQVPNLDNAPINLKSLRDQSQKELITILKNIRGKKCLVIDPKLGGSLSLIVQSSLLKEHGAELRHLNAEPVQTDCTKVVYLVRAQLDLMKFICSHIHHDISKGIQREYFVYFVPRRAVVCEKILEEEKIHHLLTIGEYPLYLIPLDEDVLSFELDVAYKEHLVDGDTTSLWHIAKAIHKLEFSFGLIPNVRAKGKASVRVADILNRMQSEEPVNTSETGVPEINTIILLDREVDMITPMCSQLTYEGLLDEFLGINNGAVELDSSIMGVQQEGKKIKVPLNSSDKLFKEIRDQNFEVVVQVLRQKATSMKQDYTEMQTTNQTVSELKDFVKKLNSLPEMTRHINLGQHLTTFTSKPSFLARLDMEQTLVEAESYDICFEYIEEMIHKQEPLINVLRLLILFSITNSGLPKKNFDYLRRELLHSYGFEHIATLNNLEKSGLLKKQETKSNWITIKRALRLVVEDTDTANPNDISYVFSGYAPLSIRLVQHAIRSGWRPIEEILKLLPGPHSDIKRGGFSSSPSLDSLNGSLHNSDKVVDGRRSLVLVVFIGGVTSAEISALRFLSAQEGMAYDIIVATTKIVNGSTLTETFVEKLG; encoded by the exons ATGGCGCAAGTTCCGAATTTGGATAATGCTCCGATAAATCTGAAATCTTTAAG AGATCAATCACAGAAAGAGCTGATTACGATTTTGAAGAAC ATTAGAGGGAAAAAGTGTTTGGTGATTGATCCTAAGCTTGGAGGTTCACTCTCGCTTATTGTACAGAGCTCACTTCTCAAG GAGCATGGGGCTGAATTGCGACATCTTAATGCGGAACCAGTTCAAACTGATTGCACAAAAGTAGTCTATCTAGTCCGAGCCCAGCTTGACTTGATGAAGTTCATTTGCTCACACATCCATCATGATATTTCTAAAGGGATTCAAAGGGagtattttgtttattttgtccCTCGTCGTGCAGTTGTATGTGAGAAG ATACTCGAGGAAGAAAAAATTCATCACTTATTAACTATAGGCGAGTATCCCCTTTATCTGATTCCGCTGGATGAGGATGTATTATCCTTTGAACTTGATGTTGCTTACAAA GAGCACCTAGTTGATGGTGACACTACCTCCCTGTGGCACATAGCAAAAGCTATCCACAAACTTGAG TTTTCCTTTGGGCTTATTCCAAATGTGAGGGCCAAAGGGAAAGCATCAGTTCGTGTGGCTGACATTTTAAATCGGATGCAGTCGGAAGAACCAGTGAACACATCTGAG ACGGGTGTGCCTGAAATAAATACTATCATACTTTTGGACAGAGAG GTGGATATGATCACTCCAATGTGTTCGCAGTTAACATATGAAGGGCTGTTGGATGAG TTTCTTGGTATCAATAATGGTGCTGTGGAACTAGATTCATCTATTATGGGTGTCCAGCAAGAAGGCAAGAAAATAAAGGTTCCCCTTAATTCAAG TGACAAATTGTTCAAAGAGATACGGGATCAGAACTTTGAAGTTGTCGTCCAG GTTCTACGTCAAAAAGCAACTTCCATGAAGCAAGATTACACAGAAATGCAGACCACG AACCAAACAGTTTCCGAATTGAAGGATTTTGTCAAAAAGCTTAACTCATTGCCGGAAATGACA AGACACATAAATCTTGGTCAGCATTTAACTACGTTTACATCCAAACCTTCATTCCTTGCCCGACTTGATATGGAGCAAACTCTTGTCGAGGCTGAAAGCTATGATAT ATGCTTTGAGTACATTGAAGAGATGATCCATAAGCAGGAACCACTTATTAATGTTCTACGTCTTCTCATCTTGTTCTCAATAACAAATTCAGGGTTGCCCAAGAAGAATTttgactatttgag ACGGGAACTGCTTCACAGCTATGGTTTTGAGCATATAGCAACCTTGAATAATTTGGAGAAGTCTGGATTACTTAAAAAACAG GAGACTAAAAGCAACTGGATAACAATTAAACGTGCTCTGCGACTTGTAGTGGAGGATACTGATACTGCTAA TCCCAACGATATCTCCTATGTCTTCTCTGGGTATGCACCTCTCAGTATTCGCCTAGTTCAACATGCAATTCGATCTGGGTG GCGACCTATTGAAGAAATATTGAAGTTGCTGCCAGGTCCACACTCAGATATTAAGAGG GGTGGATTTTCCAGTAGTCCATCGCTGGACTCATTAAACGGGTCTTTGCATAACTCAGACAA AGTTGTTGATGGAAGGCGTTCTTTGGTTCTTGTCGTTTTCATTGGTGGAGTAACATCTGCAGAGATCTCTGCTCTTCGCTTCCTGAGCGCCCAG GAAGGGATGGCATATGACATAATTGTAGCAACTACAAAAATTGTCAATGGAAGCACATTGACAGAAACATTTGTGGAGAAATTGGGATGA
- the LOC107020397 gene encoding tRNA wybutosine-synthesizing protein 2/3/4, which produces MEFEKRKLAALSSMNSPEPDKSPKGNIDAPIIPLLNTLNSHPSYFTTSSCSGRISILSQPINPITNPTKKKAKGGKWVFISHDPIEPHLILSHIFPSKSIQPVKSVTDVADLHSLVFRFEPLIIAVECKDIEAAQFLVSLAISSGFRESGITSVNKRVIIAIRCSIRLEVPLGDTEKIMVSSEYVKYLVELANEKMEVNRKRTDNFLDILLKNGFLGSQISNGEVDCDDSDLLENSLVNGVSGNGNAKRRDFDDSYSGSEVAPDINLHTVKLVISGESIERLFLWGHSASTIDDVDKKKVLIFGGFGGMGRHARRCDLLLLDLECGRMEMIDVLDAPCPRVGHTSSMIGDAMYVIGGRADPSNILNDVWVFNVTKKNWRLLECSGTPFLPRHRHAAAAVGSRIYVFGGIHNDMIFSSLYVFDTQNIEWSEIQVQGDLPSARHSHSMAAYGTQIFVFGGYDGQKALGDLYSFDVKTCVWKKENMIGRPPSAKFSHSMFIYKKYLGIIGGCPVSQHNQRLSFFNLESHGWKHISISSIGEGLFVRCTANIVDTDLIMIGGGAACYAFGTKFSAPVKINLLPLISLIESSIHLHEENMHAICQEEKIMGEMNVSFCSPQNAVEAVTNGSFHQNSEGIDSGIARSQMVASHWVLRLKKKDAKMAKDMLKKLGWLDLGRKAHSQEDGKDICFPITENFRALFNQRNNLEGVSESVCQSEKDTCMIALNILIECGATILADEIVKVKKASHSPFKVMKEAVGSLLSDRGLPLQLLEELPSRWERLGDIVVLPLTSFKDSAWDLIGQELWFIVAKSLGAIRLARQGRVAPTGTRDSTLEILVGDNGWVNHRENGILYSFDATKCMFSWGNLSEKLRMGHFDCKDEVIVDLFAGIGYFVLPFLVRAKARLVYACEWNPHAVEALRHNLEANLVADRCVLLEGDNRITAPKGVADRVCLGLIPTSEGSWLTAVRALRDEGGILHIHGNVKDSEEHIWTNYVSQSIQEIARSEGHDWDVTVEHVERVKWYAPHIRHLVADVRCKMIQT; this is translated from the exons ATGGAGTTTGAGAAGAGAAAGTTAGCAGCTTTATCTTCCATGAATTCACCAGAACCAGATAAATCACCAAAAGGCAACATAGACGCACCAATTATCCCTTTACTCAACACTCTTAACTCACATCCTTCGTATTTCACTACCAGTTCTTGTTCTGGCCGTATCTCCATTCTTTCACAACCTATCAACCCCATAACCAATCCCACCAAAAAAAAAGCTAAAGGAGGCAAATGGGTCTTCATTTCTCACGACCCAATTGAACCCCATTTGATTTTATCGCATATTTTTCCATCTAAATCAATTCAACCAGTAAAAAGTGTTACTGACGTTGCTGATTTACATAGCCTTGTGTTCAGATTTGAACCTTTGATTATCGCAGTGGAGTGTAAGGATATTGAGGCAGCTCAATTTTTGGTTTCTTTAGCTATTTCGTCGGGGTTTAGGGAGAGTGGTATTACTAGTGTTAATAAAAGAGTGATTATTGCTATACGATGTTCGATACGATTGGAAGTGCCATTAGGGGATACTGAGAAGATAATGGTGTCTTCTGAGTATGTTAAGTATCTTGTTGAGTTAGCAAATGAGAAGATGGAGGTTAATAGAAAAAGAACTGATAATTTCCTTGATATATTGTTGAAAAATGGGTTTTTGGGTTCACAGATTAGTAATGGAGAAGTGGACTGTGATGATTCTGATTTGTTGGAAAATTCTTTGGTTAATGGTGTTAGTGGAAATGGAAATGCTAAAAGGAGAGACTTTGATGATTCTTATTCCG GATCAGAAGTAGCCCCTGATATCAACCTACACACTGTTAAATTGGTGATTTCTGGTGAATCAATTGAAAGGCTATTTCTCTGGGGTCACTCTGCTTCTACCATTGATGATGTAGATAAAAAGAAGGTTCTCATATTTGGTGGCTTTGGAGGAATGGGTAGGCATGCACGAAGATGTGATCTATTGCTTCTTGATCTAGAATGTGGAAGGATGGAGATGATTGATGTTTTGGATGCCCCATGTCCACGCGTGGGACATACATCATCCATGATTGGAGATGCAATGTATGTGATTGGAGGAAGAGCTGACCCTTCAAATATTCTGAACGATGTGTGGGTTTTCAACGTGACAAAAAAGAATTGGAGGCTGTTAGAGTGTTCAGGCACTCCATTCCTCCCAAG GCATAGACATGCTGCAGCTGCTGTAGGTTCAAGAATTTATGTATTTGGGGGAATTCACAATGATATGATATTCTCATCACTGTATGTCTTCGACACACAAAACATTGAATGGAGCGAAATACAAGTTCAAGGGGATTTGCCATCTGCACGCCATTCTCATTCAATGGCAGCATATGGGACTCAAATATTTGTATTTGGGGGATATGATGGGCAGAAGGCTCTAGGGGACCTGTATAGTTTTGACGTGAAAACATGTGTATGGAAGAAGGAAAATATGATTGGTAGACCACCATCAGCAAAATTTTCCCATTCTATGTTTATTTATAAGAAATACCTCGGGATTATTGGAGGGTGTCCTGTTAGTCAACATAATCAGAGATTATCATTTTTCAATCTGGAATCTCATGGGTGGAAGCATATTTCTATCAGTTCGATTGGTGAAGGCCTGTTTGTTCGTTGTACAGCAAATATTGTTGATACTGACCTAATCATGATTGGTGGTGGGGCAGCCTGTTATGCATTTGGAACAAAGTTCAGTGCACCAGTGAAAATAAATCTGTTACCTTTGATATCATTAATAGAAAGTTCCATCCATTTACATGAAGAAAATATGCATGCCATTTgccaagaagaaaaaataatgggAGAAATGAACGTTTCCTTTTGTTCCCCACAGAATGCAGTGGAAGCAGTAACAAATGGAAGCTTTCATCAGAATTCAGAGGGTATAGATTCTGGAATTGCTAGAAGTCAGATGGTTGCTTCCCATTGGGTTCTTCGGCTCAAAAAGAAAGATGCCAAAATGGCAAAGGATATGTTGAAAAAACTCGGATGGTTAGATCTCGGGAGAAAAGCCCATTCGCAGGAAGATGGAAAAGATATTTGTTTCCCCATTACAGAAAATTTTCGTGCGTTATTCAACCAGAGAAACAATCTGGAAGGTGTTTCCGAATCTGTTTGTCAATCAGAGAAAGATACCTGCATGATAGCCTTGAACATTCTGATTGAATGTGGAGCAACTATACTAGCTGATGAAATCGTCAAAGTTAAAAAGGCTTCACATTCTCCATTCAAAGTGATGAAGGAAGCTGTAGGCTCTTTGCTAAGTGACCGAGGCCTGCCATTGCAACTTCTAGAGGAGTTACCTTCAAG ATGGGAACGACTTGGTGATATTGTCGTGCTTCCTTTAACATCCTTCAAGGATTCAGCATGGGACTTGATTGGACAAGAGCTTTGGTTTATCGTCGCAAAATCCCTGGGGGCTATTCGCCTTGCTCGACAA GGGCGAGTTGCACCAACTGGTACACGGGACAGTACTTTAGAGATACTTGTTGGAGATAATGGTTGGGTCAACCACCGAGAAAATGGAattctttattcttttgatgCTACTAAGTGCATGTTTTCATGGGGTAATCTCTCTGAGAAGCTTCGGATGGGCCACTTTGACTGCAAAGACGAAGTTATAGTAGATTTATTTGCTGGCATTGGATATTTTGTGCTGCCCTTCCTAGTGAG GGCCAAAGCCAGGCTTGTGTATGCTTGTGAATGGAATCCGCATGCAGTTGAGGCACTTCGTCATAATCTTGAAGCTAATCTTGTTGCTGACCGCTGTGTATTACTCGAAGGAGATAATCGAATTACAGCGCCAAAA GGTGTAGCTGATAGAGTGTGTCTCGGTCTCATTCCTACAAGCGAGGGTAGTTGGCTTACCGCTGTCAGAGCATTAAG AGACGAGGGAGGTATATTGCACATCCATGGCAATGTCAAAGATTCCGAAGAACATATCTGGACAAACTATGTTTCCCAGTCAATCCAAGAAATTGCTAGATCTGAAG GTCATGACTGGGACGTAACAGTAGAACATGTCGAGAGAGTGAAATGGTACGCGCCTCATATTCGCCATCTTGTTGCAGATGTGAGATGCAAAATGATTCAGACATAA